From the Paenibacillus sp. R14(2021) genome, the window GCTCGCGATGGGCGGCTTAGCGTGCTTCATCCTGCTCTGGCAAGGCGCGCATGTCGCCGCGTCATGGTTCGGCGATGCGGCGGCCGCGCCGGCGGTGCGGGCTTCGGCCCTTGCCCTGTGGGTCGTGCCCCTCATGGCGGCATTTCGCGGTTATTATCAGGGCAGGGGGAATATGCTGCCATCGGCGGTGTCGCAGCTGTCCGAGCAGACCGTACGCGTTGCCGGCATGCTGACGCTGCTGATGGCCGGCTGGCATCTGGGCTGGTCGGATGATAAACTGGCAGCCGGGGCGACGGCCGGTTCAGCCATCGGAGGCACGGCGGGCCTCGCTGTCCTCGCCGGCTATTGGCTGCGGGAGCGGCGCGGGCTTGCCGGAGGAGCGGGCCGATCAGCGTCCAAGCTTGCCTCCCGGCAGAATGCCCAGGCGGAAGGGCTTCTGTCCATCATGATGCGGCTTGCGGCGCTCGCCATTCCGGTCACGCTGGGCGCCCTTGCGGTTCCGGCGCTTGGCGTGGTGGACGCGTTTACGGTTCCGCGGCTGCTGCACGGAACCGGTCTGCCGCAGGACGAAGCGATGACGCTATTCGGCCTGTACAGCCGGGGCCAGCCGCTTGTGCAGCTGGTCGTCATGGTTGCGGGCGCGATGGGCGGGGCATTCGTCCCCGCGCTTGCGGGCTCTCTCGCGCGCGGCGATGCCGCGGCCGTGCGGCAGCAGGCGGCCATCGTGCTGCGGGCCGCATGGGGTATCGGCACAGCCGCGGCTTTGGGGCTCGCGCTGCTGGCCGAGCCCATCAATATGATGCTGTACGCGGACGCTGACGGCTCGCGTACGTTCGCCCTTGTCGGGTGCACGGCGCTTGCCGGCACCGTCAGTGCGCTTACGGCGGCCGTGCTGCAAGGGCTGGGCGCGGTGCGCACCCCGGCCCTGCTCATGCTGGCCGCGGCTGCGCTGAAGGCGGCGCTGAACGCCGCCCTCGTGCCGGCCTTCGGCACGGCCGGCGCCGCCTGCGCCGGCATCGCTGCGCTCACGGCGGCCGCCCTG encodes:
- a CDS encoding polysaccharide biosynthesis protein, which produces MGAAMLISKTLGTLQKIPLQNIAGDRVFGIYNAVYPIYQLLLVMVTAGFPVAVSLLVAEREAAGDAGGSRRVLGASSWLLAMGGLACFILLWQGAHVAASWFGDAAAAPAVRASALALWVVPLMAAFRGYYQGRGNMLPSAVSQLSEQTVRVAGMLTLLMAGWHLGWSDDKLAAGATAGSAIGGTAGLAVLAGYWLRERRGLAGGAGRSASKLASRQNAQAEGLLSIMMRLAALAIPVTLGALAVPALGVVDAFTVPRLLHGTGLPQDEAMTLFGLYSRGQPLVQLVVMVAGAMGGAFVPALAGSLARGDAAAVRQQAAIVLRAAWGIGTAAALGLALLAEPINMMLYADADGSRTFALVGCTALAGTVSALTAAVLQGLGAVRTPALLMLAAAALKAALNAALVPAFGTAGAACAGIAALTAAALLGSGAVCRAAGAAVPARRAAGIGLALAVMAAVLVLAERGGAPLLGLALPPRAAAAALALGGTALGGALFAAAVLRFGGLTARELRALPGGDVLAAALIKWRLLPQDA